One stretch of Bombus affinis isolate iyBomAffi1 chromosome 4, iyBomAffi1.2, whole genome shotgun sequence DNA includes these proteins:
- the LOC126915586 gene encoding TBC domain-containing protein kinase-like protein isoform X3, with product MCPALLENEERCFGGMTFFAQSHPVEVCGSNGLPLTPNSITIYGKSQFLKTIHHPNLSTYLDIIRSKHERVVVVAEYNGDTLNKKENLNIDDIMKIAFQCLLGLQHMNNLGLVHRHLNPENILVNKSGNVQLYNFGLYYMTDSGKNVSFPIGYPKYTAPEVFLSSGVSSSKVDSWSLGMIIAELLLGKSMWPGVKLSQCLRKVLSLIHCETSVFERLAREANCYNIYKDLPDKVKDFVDCCLQIHPLMRKVPEELLKLPIFEEFLLQNEKEKEKNLYKNVIVRKMDELYYLWQLAGGDITVELKKQGFIRSRPPILSIPNLVILLGQMFGRRDTAGLLDLRVVKVPLDTLHQRLSHIPYIANYPWLTNQMRVQSQEDLIDAASQLPLIIRERDTEYQFYRIVLYDRLLQVYPITREAIIEEAHKDIPPPVRGAVWAALLGITGDIQKRYDMIDKETPTHTDRQIEVDIPRCHQYSELLSSGAGHERLQRLLKAWVRNNPHYVYWQGLDSLTAPFLYLNFNNEGFNECILLFSDLPEIDIELCVKDSMMMYQNTPPSITYRKHQFNQPKDTNWLEPEPGTEKMPRISVDDFLDLLNNSPERLITVDVRNNIQFERGAVVGSINIPFTSVQLSLTHIETLGPHAKPLVENKNSVVVIIGPHDQNNALFADFLVKCGVVGVCSLQGGISILRTKSPNVIVALR from the exons ATGTGTCCAGCACTTTTAGAAAACGAAGAACGATGTTTTGGAGGGATGACATTTTTTGCTCAAAGTCATCCAGTTGAAGTTTGTGGTAGTAATGGTTTACCTCTTACACCAAATTCAATAACCATATATGGAAAATCTCAATTTTTAAAGACTATTCATCATCCAAATTTATCTACATATCTTGATATAATTAGAAGTAAACATG AACGGGTAGTAGTGGTTGCAGAATATAATGgagatacattaaataaaaaagaaaatttaaacatTGATGATATTATGAAAATAGCATTTCAATGCCTATTGGGTCTACAGCATATGAATAATTTAGGCTTAGTACACAGACATTTAAATCCTGAAAATATATTAGTCAATAAAAGTGGAAATGTACAGTTATATAATTTTGGTTTATATTATATGACAGATAGTGGAAAGAATGTATCTTTTCCTATTGG tTATCCAAAGTATACAGCTCCTGAAGTATTTCTGAGTTCTGGTGTCAGTAGCTCAAAAGTAGATTCTTGGTCTTTAGGTATGATTATTGCAGAATTGTTATTGGGAAAGTCAATGTGGCCAGGTGTAAAATTATCTCAATGTTTGCGGAAAGTTCTTAGTCTAATACACTGTGAAACTTCTGTTTTTGAACGTCTTGCAAGAGAAGCTAAttgttacaatatttataag GATTTACCTGATAAAGTAAAGGATTTTGTAGATTGTTGCTTACAAATTCATCCCTTAATGCGCAAGGTACCAGAAGAGTTATTGAAGTTACCTATATTTGAAGAATTTTTGTtacaaaatgaaaaagaaaaagaaaaaaatttatataagaatgttattgttagaaaaatggatgaattatattatttatggcAATTAGCAGGAGGCGATATTACTGTGGAGTTAAAGAAACAGGGATTTATCCGGTCAAGACCACCTATTTTATCAATTCCAAA tttaGTGATACTTTTAGGTCAAATGTTTGGCAGAAGAGACACAGCAGGATTACTTGATTTACGTGTGGTTAAAGTTCCTCTTGATACACTACATCAACGTTTGTCTCATATTCCATATATAGCTAATTATCCATGGTTAACAAATCA AATGCGCGTTCAATCGCAAGAGGATTTGATAGATGCTGCTTCCCAGTTACCTTTAATTATAAGAGAAAGAGATACAGAATATCAATTTTATAGGATTGTTTTATATGATAGATTACTGCAG GTTTATCCAATTACACGGGAAGCAATAATTGAAGAAGCACATAAAGATATACCTCCACCTGTTAGGGGAGCTGTATGGGCAGCATTGCTTGGTATTACTGGTGATATTCAGAAACGTTATGATATGATTGATAAAGAAACACCTACGCACACAGATCGACAA ATAGAGGTAGACATACCAAGATGTCATCAGTATAGTGAATTATTGTCATCTGGTGCTGGTCACGAAAGATTACAAAGATTGCTCAAAGCATGGGTTCGAAATAATCCTCATTATGTTTATTGGCAAGGATTAGATTCGTTAACAGCTCCATTTTTATATCTTAATTTTAATAACGAAG GTTTCAATGAATGTATCCTCTTATTTTCTGATCTTCCTGAAATCGACATCGAATTATGTGTTAAAGATTCTATGATGATGTACCAAAATACACCACCTAGTATTACTTATAGAAAACATCAGTTTAATCAAccaaag GATACAAATTGGTTAGAACCAGAACCAGGTACTGAAAAAATGCCAAGAATTTCTGTTGATGACTTTTTAGATTTATTAAACAATAGTCCTGAAAGATTAATAACTGTGGATGTGCGCAATAACATACA ATTTGAAAGAGGTGCTGTAGTAGGCAGTATTAATATTCCATTTACAAGCGTACAACTTTCCTTAACTCATATTGAAACTCTTGGACCACATGCAAAACCACttgtagaaaataaaaatagcgTTGTTGTAATTATTGGACCTCATGATCAAAATAATGCCTTG ttTGCAGATTTTTTGGTAAAATGTGGAGTTGTGGGTGTATGTTCTTTACAAGGAGGAATTTCTATCTTACGGACAAAATCTCCAAATGTTATAGTAGCATTACGATAA
- the LOC126915586 gene encoding TBC domain-containing protein kinase-like protein isoform X1, translating to MCPALLENEERCFGGMTFFAQSHPVEVCGSNGLPLTPNSITIYGKSQFLKTIHHPNLSTYLDIIRSKHERVVVVAEYNGDTLNKKENLNIDDIMKIAFQCLLGLQHMNNLGLVHRHLNPENILVNKSGNVQLYNFGLYYMTDSGKNVSFPIGYPKYTAPEVFLSSGVSSSKVDSWSLGMIIAELLLGKSMWPGVKLSQCLRKVLSLIHCETSVFERLAREANCYNIYKDLPDKVKDFVDCCLQIHPLMRKVPEELLKLPIFEEFLLQNEKEKEKNLYKNVIVRKMDELYYLWQLAGGDITVELKKQGFIRSRPPILSIPNLVILLGQMFGRRDTAGLLDLRVVKVPLDTLHQRLSHIPYIANYPWLTNQMRVQSQEDLIDAASQLPLIIRERDTEYQFYRIVLYDRLLQVYPITREAIIEEAHKDIPPPVRGAVWAALLGITGDIQKRYDMIDKETPTHTDRQIEVDIPRCHQYSELLSSGAGHERLQRLLKAWVRNNPHYVYWQGLDSLTAPFLYLNFNNEARAFECLSAFIPKYLHKFFLKDNSAIIQEYLGKFSQIIAFHDPQLANHLRSINFVLELFAIPWFLTMFSHVFPLHKILHLWDKLLLGDSSFPLLVGLAILKQLRDSLLTSGFNECILLFSDLPEIDIELCVKDSMMMYQNTPPSITYRKHQFNQPKDTNWLEPEPGTEKMPRISVDDFLDLLNNSPERLITVDVRNNIQFERGAVVGSINIPFTSVQLSLTHIETLGPHAKPLVENKNSVVVIIGPHDQNNALFADFLVKCGVVGVCSLQGGISILRTKSPNVIVALR from the exons ATGTGTCCAGCACTTTTAGAAAACGAAGAACGATGTTTTGGAGGGATGACATTTTTTGCTCAAAGTCATCCAGTTGAAGTTTGTGGTAGTAATGGTTTACCTCTTACACCAAATTCAATAACCATATATGGAAAATCTCAATTTTTAAAGACTATTCATCATCCAAATTTATCTACATATCTTGATATAATTAGAAGTAAACATG AACGGGTAGTAGTGGTTGCAGAATATAATGgagatacattaaataaaaaagaaaatttaaacatTGATGATATTATGAAAATAGCATTTCAATGCCTATTGGGTCTACAGCATATGAATAATTTAGGCTTAGTACACAGACATTTAAATCCTGAAAATATATTAGTCAATAAAAGTGGAAATGTACAGTTATATAATTTTGGTTTATATTATATGACAGATAGTGGAAAGAATGTATCTTTTCCTATTGG tTATCCAAAGTATACAGCTCCTGAAGTATTTCTGAGTTCTGGTGTCAGTAGCTCAAAAGTAGATTCTTGGTCTTTAGGTATGATTATTGCAGAATTGTTATTGGGAAAGTCAATGTGGCCAGGTGTAAAATTATCTCAATGTTTGCGGAAAGTTCTTAGTCTAATACACTGTGAAACTTCTGTTTTTGAACGTCTTGCAAGAGAAGCTAAttgttacaatatttataag GATTTACCTGATAAAGTAAAGGATTTTGTAGATTGTTGCTTACAAATTCATCCCTTAATGCGCAAGGTACCAGAAGAGTTATTGAAGTTACCTATATTTGAAGAATTTTTGTtacaaaatgaaaaagaaaaagaaaaaaatttatataagaatgttattgttagaaaaatggatgaattatattatttatggcAATTAGCAGGAGGCGATATTACTGTGGAGTTAAAGAAACAGGGATTTATCCGGTCAAGACCACCTATTTTATCAATTCCAAA tttaGTGATACTTTTAGGTCAAATGTTTGGCAGAAGAGACACAGCAGGATTACTTGATTTACGTGTGGTTAAAGTTCCTCTTGATACACTACATCAACGTTTGTCTCATATTCCATATATAGCTAATTATCCATGGTTAACAAATCA AATGCGCGTTCAATCGCAAGAGGATTTGATAGATGCTGCTTCCCAGTTACCTTTAATTATAAGAGAAAGAGATACAGAATATCAATTTTATAGGATTGTTTTATATGATAGATTACTGCAG GTTTATCCAATTACACGGGAAGCAATAATTGAAGAAGCACATAAAGATATACCTCCACCTGTTAGGGGAGCTGTATGGGCAGCATTGCTTGGTATTACTGGTGATATTCAGAAACGTTATGATATGATTGATAAAGAAACACCTACGCACACAGATCGACAA ATAGAGGTAGACATACCAAGATGTCATCAGTATAGTGAATTATTGTCATCTGGTGCTGGTCACGAAAGATTACAAAGATTGCTCAAAGCATGGGTTCGAAATAATCCTCATTATGTTTATTGGCAAGGATTAGATTCGTTAACAGCTCCATTTTTATATCTTAATTTTAATAACGAAG ctAGAGCATTCGAATGTTTGTCTGCATTTATACCAAAATATCTTCATAAATTTTTTCTGAAAGATAATTCTGCTATTATACAAGAATATCTAGGAAaattttcacaaattatagcTTTCCACGATCCACAATTAGCTAATCATCTTAGATCAATCAACTTTGTATTAGAATTGTTTGCAATTCCATGGTTTTTAACAATGTTTTCAC ATGTGTTTCCACTTCACAAAATACTTCATTTATGGGATAAACTTCTATTAGGAGATTCATCATTTCCACTTTTAGTTGGACTAGCAATATTAAAACAATTACGAGATTCTCTTTTAACTTCAGGTTTCAATGAATGTATCCTCTTATTTTCTGATCTTCCTGAAATCGACATCGAATTATGTGTTAAAGATTCTATGATGATGTACCAAAATACACCACCTAGTATTACTTATAGAAAACATCAGTTTAATCAAccaaag GATACAAATTGGTTAGAACCAGAACCAGGTACTGAAAAAATGCCAAGAATTTCTGTTGATGACTTTTTAGATTTATTAAACAATAGTCCTGAAAGATTAATAACTGTGGATGTGCGCAATAACATACA ATTTGAAAGAGGTGCTGTAGTAGGCAGTATTAATATTCCATTTACAAGCGTACAACTTTCCTTAACTCATATTGAAACTCTTGGACCACATGCAAAACCACttgtagaaaataaaaatagcgTTGTTGTAATTATTGGACCTCATGATCAAAATAATGCCTTG ttTGCAGATTTTTTGGTAAAATGTGGAGTTGTGGGTGTATGTTCTTTACAAGGAGGAATTTCTATCTTACGGACAAAATCTCCAAATGTTATAGTAGCATTACGATAA
- the LOC126915586 gene encoding TBC domain-containing protein kinase-like protein isoform X2, producing MCPALLENEERCFGGMTFFAQSHPVEVCGSNGLPLTPNSITIYGKSQFLKTIHHPNLSTYLDIIRSKHERVVVVAEYNGDTLNKKENLNIDDIMKIAFQCLLGLQHMNNLGLVHRHLNPENILVNKSGNVQLYNFGLYYMTDSGKNVSFPIGYPKYTAPEVFLSSGVSSSKVDSWSLGMIIAELLLGKSMWPGVKLSQCLRKVLSLIHCETSVFERLAREANCYNIYKDLPDKVKDFVDCCLQIHPLMRKVPEELLKLPIFEEFLLQNEKEKEKNLYKNVIVRKMDELYYLWQLAGGDITVELKKQGFIRSRPPILSIPNLVILLGQMFGRRDTAGLLDLRVVKVPLDTLHQRLSHIPYIANYPWLTNQMRVQSQEDLIDAASQLPLIIRERDTEYQFYRIVLYDRLLQVYPITREAIIEEAHKDIPPPVRGAVWAALLGITGDIQKRYDMIDKETPTHTDRQIEVDIPRCHQYSELLSSGAGHERLQRLLKAWVRNNPHYVYWQGLDSLTAPFLYLNFNNEARAFECLSAFIPKYLHKFFLKDNSAIIQEYLGKFSQIIAFHDPQLANHLRSINFVLELFAIPWFLTMFSHVFPLHKILHLWDKLLLGDSSFPLLVGLAILKQLRDSLLTSGFNECILLFSDLPEIDIELCVKDSMMMYQNTPPSITYRKHQFNQPKDTNWLEPEPGTEKMPRISVDDFLDLLNNSPERLITVDVRNNIQFERGAVVGSINIPFTSVQLSLTHIETLGPHAKPLVENKNSVVVIIGPHDQNNALIFW from the exons ATGTGTCCAGCACTTTTAGAAAACGAAGAACGATGTTTTGGAGGGATGACATTTTTTGCTCAAAGTCATCCAGTTGAAGTTTGTGGTAGTAATGGTTTACCTCTTACACCAAATTCAATAACCATATATGGAAAATCTCAATTTTTAAAGACTATTCATCATCCAAATTTATCTACATATCTTGATATAATTAGAAGTAAACATG AACGGGTAGTAGTGGTTGCAGAATATAATGgagatacattaaataaaaaagaaaatttaaacatTGATGATATTATGAAAATAGCATTTCAATGCCTATTGGGTCTACAGCATATGAATAATTTAGGCTTAGTACACAGACATTTAAATCCTGAAAATATATTAGTCAATAAAAGTGGAAATGTACAGTTATATAATTTTGGTTTATATTATATGACAGATAGTGGAAAGAATGTATCTTTTCCTATTGG tTATCCAAAGTATACAGCTCCTGAAGTATTTCTGAGTTCTGGTGTCAGTAGCTCAAAAGTAGATTCTTGGTCTTTAGGTATGATTATTGCAGAATTGTTATTGGGAAAGTCAATGTGGCCAGGTGTAAAATTATCTCAATGTTTGCGGAAAGTTCTTAGTCTAATACACTGTGAAACTTCTGTTTTTGAACGTCTTGCAAGAGAAGCTAAttgttacaatatttataag GATTTACCTGATAAAGTAAAGGATTTTGTAGATTGTTGCTTACAAATTCATCCCTTAATGCGCAAGGTACCAGAAGAGTTATTGAAGTTACCTATATTTGAAGAATTTTTGTtacaaaatgaaaaagaaaaagaaaaaaatttatataagaatgttattgttagaaaaatggatgaattatattatttatggcAATTAGCAGGAGGCGATATTACTGTGGAGTTAAAGAAACAGGGATTTATCCGGTCAAGACCACCTATTTTATCAATTCCAAA tttaGTGATACTTTTAGGTCAAATGTTTGGCAGAAGAGACACAGCAGGATTACTTGATTTACGTGTGGTTAAAGTTCCTCTTGATACACTACATCAACGTTTGTCTCATATTCCATATATAGCTAATTATCCATGGTTAACAAATCA AATGCGCGTTCAATCGCAAGAGGATTTGATAGATGCTGCTTCCCAGTTACCTTTAATTATAAGAGAAAGAGATACAGAATATCAATTTTATAGGATTGTTTTATATGATAGATTACTGCAG GTTTATCCAATTACACGGGAAGCAATAATTGAAGAAGCACATAAAGATATACCTCCACCTGTTAGGGGAGCTGTATGGGCAGCATTGCTTGGTATTACTGGTGATATTCAGAAACGTTATGATATGATTGATAAAGAAACACCTACGCACACAGATCGACAA ATAGAGGTAGACATACCAAGATGTCATCAGTATAGTGAATTATTGTCATCTGGTGCTGGTCACGAAAGATTACAAAGATTGCTCAAAGCATGGGTTCGAAATAATCCTCATTATGTTTATTGGCAAGGATTAGATTCGTTAACAGCTCCATTTTTATATCTTAATTTTAATAACGAAG ctAGAGCATTCGAATGTTTGTCTGCATTTATACCAAAATATCTTCATAAATTTTTTCTGAAAGATAATTCTGCTATTATACAAGAATATCTAGGAAaattttcacaaattatagcTTTCCACGATCCACAATTAGCTAATCATCTTAGATCAATCAACTTTGTATTAGAATTGTTTGCAATTCCATGGTTTTTAACAATGTTTTCAC ATGTGTTTCCACTTCACAAAATACTTCATTTATGGGATAAACTTCTATTAGGAGATTCATCATTTCCACTTTTAGTTGGACTAGCAATATTAAAACAATTACGAGATTCTCTTTTAACTTCAGGTTTCAATGAATGTATCCTCTTATTTTCTGATCTTCCTGAAATCGACATCGAATTATGTGTTAAAGATTCTATGATGATGTACCAAAATACACCACCTAGTATTACTTATAGAAAACATCAGTTTAATCAAccaaag GATACAAATTGGTTAGAACCAGAACCAGGTACTGAAAAAATGCCAAGAATTTCTGTTGATGACTTTTTAGATTTATTAAACAATAGTCCTGAAAGATTAATAACTGTGGATGTGCGCAATAACATACA ATTTGAAAGAGGTGCTGTAGTAGGCAGTATTAATATTCCATTTACAAGCGTACAACTTTCCTTAACTCATATTGAAACTCTTGGACCACATGCAAAACCACttgtagaaaataaaaatagcgTTGTTGTAATTATTGGACCTCATGATCAAAATAATGCCTTG ATTTTTTGGTAA
- the LOC126915608 gene encoding 60S ribosomal protein L10a — MTSKVSRDTLYECVNGVIQNSQDKKRKFLETVELQIGLKNYDPQKDKRFSGTVKLKNIPRPKMQVCVLGDQQHCDEAKANNIPYMDAEALKKLNKNKKLVKKLAKKYDAFLASESLIKQIPRILGPGLNKAGKFPGLLSHQESMVGKIDEVKATIKFQMKKVLCLSVAVGHVGMTPDELVQNVHLSINFLVSLLKKHWQNVRSLHIKSSMGPPQRLY, encoded by the exons ATGAC GTCCAAAGTATCACGTGATACTCTTTATGAATGTGTGAATGGTGTTATCCAAAATTCACAAGACAAAAAAAGGAAATTCTTAGAAACAGTGGAACTCCAAATTGGCTTGAAGAATTATGATCCTCAAAAGGACAAACGTTTCTCAGGCACCGTCAA GTTGAAGAACATTCCAAGACCAAAGATGCAAGTTTGTGTTTTGGGAGATCAGCAACATTGTGATGAAGCTAAAGCTAATAATATTCCATATATGGATGCAGAAGcattgaaaaaattaaataagaacAAAAAGCTTGTGAAGAAACTAG CTAAAAAGTATGATGCCTTCTTAGCTAGTGAAtctttaattaaacaaattccACGTATTCTTGGTCCTGGTCTGAACAAAGCTGGCAAATTCCCTGGTCTTTTATCTCATCAGGAGTCAATGGTAGGGAAAATTGATGAGGTGAAAGCTACAATTAAATTCCAAATGAAGAAG GTATTATGTTTATCAGTGGCTGTAGGTCACGTAGGAATGACTCCAGATGAATTGGTACAAAATGTACATCTTTCAATTAACTTTTTAGTTTCATTGTTGAAAAAACACTGGCAAAATGTACGTTCTCTTCACATTAAATCTTCTATGGGACCACCTCAGAGATTATACTAA